In the Opitutia bacterium genome, one interval contains:
- a CDS encoding dTMP kinase, whose product MPNKSKLAGKLISFEGSEGSGKSTQIMRLAEHLQKLGREVIATREPGGTEIGEQIRNILIHNHRGDEMCPETELLLFTAARAQLVREVIAPALLRGAVVLSDRYLDSSTVYQGVARNLAPDPVNQINRFAVGNVMPHLTIVLDVPTEVSLQRVRQRASDLPDRMERENIEFYNKVREGYLLLARQWPERVVVMDGTQAPNALEEQIWGAVQLRLLDLQTA is encoded by the coding sequence ATGCCCAACAAGTCCAAACTCGCTGGCAAACTCATCTCGTTCGAGGGCTCCGAAGGCTCCGGCAAGTCCACGCAAATCATGCGTCTCGCCGAGCATCTCCAGAAACTCGGCCGCGAAGTCATCGCCACGCGCGAGCCCGGCGGCACCGAGATCGGCGAGCAGATCCGAAACATTCTCATCCACAATCATCGCGGCGACGAGATGTGCCCGGAGACCGAGCTCCTGCTCTTCACCGCCGCCCGCGCCCAACTCGTGCGCGAAGTCATCGCCCCCGCCCTGCTCCGCGGCGCCGTCGTGCTGAGCGACCGCTACCTCGATTCCTCGACCGTCTACCAAGGCGTCGCGCGCAACCTCGCCCCCGATCCGGTGAACCAGATCAACCGCTTCGCCGTCGGCAACGTCATGCCGCACCTCACCATCGTCCTCGACGTGCCGACGGAGGTCAGCCTGCAGCGCGTCCGCCAGCGCGCCTCCGACCTGCCCGACCGCATGGAGCGCGAGAACATCGAGTTCTACAACAAGGTCCGCGAAGGCTACCTGCTGCTCGCGCGCCAGTGGCCCGAACGCGTCGTCGTCATGGACGGCACGCAGGCCCCCAACGCCCTCGAGGAACAAATCTGGGGCGCCGTGCAACTCCGCCTCCTCGACCTCCAAACCGCCTGA
- a CDS encoding MotA/TolQ/ExbB proton channel family protein → MLSPVSAPLFLATTNIVEVFARCDPVGQVITTILLIFSVVAWSVMLGKNSELNKLRARNYQFEQRLREERKLLDLPESFRNMRSIPYADLFADASESYWRAAAIGKEKGDDSLHARLEHAENAISRALARQVLRYEESMVWLATMVTVAPFMGLLGTVWGVMEAFSAVSVMQTASIQTLAPGVSAALLTTIAGLVVAIPSVVGYNVLLNKTKTLTTEIENYASTLADRIELEMQK, encoded by the coding sequence ATGCTCAGCCCTGTCTCGGCGCCGCTTTTTCTCGCCACCACCAACATCGTCGAAGTCTTCGCCCGCTGCGATCCGGTCGGCCAAGTCATCACCACCATCCTGCTGATCTTCAGCGTCGTCGCCTGGTCGGTGATGCTCGGCAAGAACTCCGAGCTGAACAAACTGCGCGCGCGCAACTACCAGTTCGAACAACGCCTGCGCGAGGAGCGCAAGCTGCTCGATCTGCCGGAGTCGTTCCGCAACATGCGCTCGATTCCCTACGCCGATCTTTTCGCCGATGCCTCGGAATCCTACTGGCGCGCCGCCGCGATCGGCAAGGAGAAGGGCGACGACTCGCTGCACGCGCGCCTCGAACACGCCGAAAACGCCATTTCCCGCGCGCTCGCGCGGCAAGTGCTCCGCTACGAGGAGAGCATGGTGTGGCTCGCGACGATGGTGACGGTCGCGCCGTTCATGGGCCTGCTCGGCACGGTGTGGGGCGTCATGGAGGCGTTCAGCGCCGTGTCGGTGATGCAGACGGCGAGCATCCAGACGCTCGCGCCGGGCGTCTCGGCGGCGTTGCTCACGACGATCGCCGGCCTCGTGGTCGCGATTCCGTCCGTCGTCGGCTACAACGTCCTGTTGAACAAAACCAAGACGCTCACGACCGAGATCGAGAACTACGCGAGCACGCTCGCGGACCGCATCGAATTGGAGATGCAGAAATAA
- a CDS encoding biopolymer transporter ExbD produces the protein MARTFRRARAAHPISELNVTNLIDLAFTLLIIFMISTPLIQSEQTVPVNLPVESKSEQSRPDKDTRFETISIKADGTCTLGSKLVPIANLKKALATYAAEAKPPVFRIRMDQKATAQHFISVMDALKQNGLSKVTFDTQTP, from the coding sequence ATGGCCCGCACTTTCCGCCGCGCGCGCGCCGCGCATCCGATCTCGGAGCTGAACGTCACCAACCTCATCGATTTGGCGTTCACGCTTCTGATCATCTTCATGATCTCGACGCCGCTGATCCAGTCGGAACAGACGGTCCCGGTCAATTTGCCCGTCGAATCGAAGAGCGAGCAATCGCGTCCGGACAAAGACACGCGTTTCGAGACGATCAGCATCAAGGCCGACGGCACGTGCACGCTCGGCAGCAAGCTGGTGCCGATTGCGAATCTGAAGAAGGCCCTCGCGACCTACGCCGCCGAGGCGAAGCCGCCGGTCTTCCGCATCCGCATGGACCAGAAGGCGACGGCGCAGCACTTCATCAGCGTCATGGACGCCCTGAAGCAGAACGGTCTCTCCAAGGTCACTTTCGACACGCAGACTCCCTGA
- a CDS encoding energy transducer TonB, whose protein sequence is MLHAAVAAIIAGLSLYIAQVQSQQRPPVIFDLVAGPPTAPDELVAAKLGNTLMAPKITPPADAPVRQPEVAPQPDPVVETVKTPPPEDVIPTPPKETPKPKQKVKDVPKPKEPLTKEAKAVVDKMKNKQLVSYLNEKRKIDREIAKQEAARKAAEARAAKANAGVKGVDVEGIKEGVLGGSTANKRGGGGGKALSREEADELLVYQTLLKNELKPIFDELKPTGVSDSLTADISFLMTANGEFGNVRVARSSGNAEFDQAALASFKKLAWGKRRPDGKTSTWVLTFRMRDVD, encoded by the coding sequence ATGCTGCACGCCGCGGTGGCAGCGATCATCGCGGGACTTTCGCTCTACATCGCGCAGGTGCAATCGCAGCAGCGGCCGCCGGTGATTTTCGATCTCGTCGCCGGTCCGCCCACGGCGCCGGACGAACTGGTCGCCGCCAAACTCGGCAACACGCTCATGGCGCCCAAAATCACGCCGCCGGCGGATGCGCCTGTGCGCCAGCCGGAAGTCGCGCCGCAGCCCGATCCGGTCGTCGAGACGGTGAAAACTCCGCCTCCCGAGGACGTCATTCCCACGCCGCCGAAGGAGACGCCTAAGCCGAAACAAAAGGTCAAGGACGTGCCGAAGCCGAAGGAGCCGTTGACGAAGGAAGCGAAGGCGGTCGTCGACAAGATGAAGAACAAGCAACTCGTCTCGTATCTGAACGAGAAGAGGAAGATCGACCGCGAGATCGCGAAGCAGGAGGCCGCGCGCAAAGCCGCCGAAGCTCGCGCCGCGAAGGCGAACGCCGGCGTCAAGGGCGTCGACGTTGAAGGCATCAAGGAAGGCGTGCTCGGTGGCTCGACCGCGAACAAGCGCGGCGGCGGGGGCGGCAAAGCGCTCTCACGCGAGGAGGCGGACGAACTTTTGGTCTACCAGACGCTGCTGAAGAATGAGCTGAAGCCGATCTTCGATGAACTGAAGCCCACTGGCGTCTCGGACTCGCTCACCGCGGACATCTCCTTTCTGATGACTGCTAACGGGGAGTTCGGCAACGTGCGCGTCGCGCGATCGTCGGGCAACGCGGAGTTCGATCAGGCGGCGTTGGCGTCCTTCAAGAAGCTCGCATGGGGCAAACGCCGGCCAGACGGCAAGACGAGCACCTGGGTGCTGACGTTCCGCATGCGCGACGTCGATTGA
- a CDS encoding site-2 protease family protein — translation MSFLLLLAYFGWEGWMDAGATGALWSLLVVTLFFGCVVLHELGHSLTARRYGVHVPRILLMPIGGMAEFDRIPRRPRAELLITVAGPAVNFVLVAVLLPLVWRDLWSEQAVPAYGSQMTLIQLALGNLVMGTFNLLPVFPMDGGRILRALLARKMDYLKATRRAVLIGKIAAPLLALAAAYFLHWYLLSVLFIFIFFAGDAEYRQLLRREREAAYWAEWTQRMAAAQAAAAANPDDPSQPPPPLVFHGPN, via the coding sequence GTGAGCTTTTTGCTGCTGCTGGCCTACTTCGGTTGGGAAGGCTGGATGGATGCGGGCGCGACAGGCGCGCTGTGGAGTTTGCTCGTGGTGACATTGTTCTTCGGTTGCGTGGTGCTGCACGAATTAGGCCACTCGCTGACCGCCCGGCGCTACGGCGTCCACGTCCCGCGCATCCTGCTGATGCCGATCGGAGGCATGGCGGAGTTCGACCGCATCCCGCGCCGGCCGCGCGCGGAGTTGCTCATCACCGTCGCGGGCCCGGCGGTGAACTTCGTGCTCGTGGCCGTCTTGCTGCCGCTGGTGTGGCGCGACCTCTGGTCGGAGCAGGCGGTGCCCGCCTACGGTTCGCAAATGACGCTCATCCAGCTCGCGCTCGGCAATCTGGTGATGGGGACGTTCAACTTGCTGCCGGTGTTCCCGATGGACGGCGGGCGCATCCTCCGCGCGTTGCTGGCCCGCAAGATGGATTACCTCAAGGCCACTCGCCGCGCCGTTCTCATCGGGAAGATCGCCGCGCCGTTGCTCGCGTTGGCGGCGGCGTATTTCCTTCACTGGTATCTGCTGTCGGTGCTGTTCATTTTCATCTTCTTTGCGGGTGACGCGGAATACCGCCAGTTGCTGCGCCGCGAACGCGAGGCGGCCTACTGGGCGGAGTGGACCCAGCGCATGGCGGCGGCCCAAGCGGCGGCCGCGGCGAACCCCGACGACCCTTCCCAGCCGCCCCCACCGCTGGTTTTCCACGGTCCGAACTAA
- a CDS encoding sigma-54-dependent Fis family transcriptional regulator — MSTDAPAPTILVIDDDTEVRYSLNRVLSSQRYRVQEAASGEEGVAAVKKQAPDVVLLDNRMTGMTGLETLQHIRAASPRQLVIFMTAYGTAQTAIEAMKYGAYDYVVKPFDPPKLLALVESALRTQADSKSASSYQPVVNSDEHKEGIVGTSPAMQEVFKAIGQFAASDASVMITGESGTGKELVARAIHRHSHRSAKAFVAVNCAAIPENLIESELFGHERGSFTGATAQRLGKFELCDGGTIFLDEIGDMTPTTQTKILRVLQEGEIQRVGGVETIKVNVRVVAATNKNLEVLVKEKKFREDLYYRLNVVRVKLPPLRKRVEDVPQIVDFFLQGLFKAKKTKVRKVSPEALALFCRYRWPGNVRELENVVYRSAVAATGDAILPRDLPDEVRQAGEQEDVALAADSSTGAPVASVAPAAPLASTADSVEELAARLLAAIAAAHPGNERAALAQLLGDKLPAPEALAPKKRAAKKH, encoded by the coding sequence ATGTCCACCGACGCTCCGGCACCCACCATTCTCGTCATCGATGATGACACCGAGGTGCGCTACTCGCTCAACCGCGTGCTCAGTTCCCAACGCTACCGCGTGCAAGAGGCCGCGAGCGGCGAGGAGGGCGTGGCGGCGGTCAAGAAACAGGCGCCCGACGTCGTGTTGCTCGACAACCGCATGACCGGCATGACCGGCCTCGAGACGCTGCAGCACATCCGCGCCGCGAGCCCGCGGCAGCTGGTGATTTTCATGACGGCCTACGGCACCGCGCAGACGGCGATCGAGGCGATGAAATACGGTGCCTACGACTACGTGGTGAAGCCGTTCGATCCGCCGAAATTGCTCGCGCTGGTCGAGAGCGCTTTGCGCACGCAGGCCGACAGCAAGTCCGCCAGCAGCTACCAGCCGGTGGTCAATTCCGACGAGCACAAGGAAGGCATCGTCGGCACCTCGCCCGCGATGCAGGAAGTCTTCAAGGCGATCGGCCAATTCGCCGCCTCCGACGCCTCGGTGATGATCACGGGCGAGTCCGGCACCGGCAAGGAGCTCGTCGCGCGCGCCATCCATCGCCACAGCCACCGCTCCGCCAAGGCGTTCGTCGCGGTCAACTGCGCCGCGATTCCGGAAAACCTGATCGAGAGCGAACTCTTCGGCCACGAGCGCGGCTCGTTCACTGGCGCCACCGCGCAGCGCCTCGGCAAGTTCGAACTCTGCGACGGCGGCACGATCTTCCTCGACGAAATCGGCGACATGACGCCGACGACGCAGACGAAGATTCTCCGCGTGCTCCAGGAAGGCGAGATTCAGCGCGTGGGCGGCGTCGAGACGATCAAGGTCAACGTGCGTGTCGTTGCTGCGACGAACAAGAATCTCGAGGTGCTCGTGAAGGAGAAGAAATTCCGCGAGGACCTCTACTACCGGCTCAACGTCGTCCGCGTGAAGCTTCCGCCGCTGCGCAAGCGCGTCGAGGACGTGCCGCAGATCGTCGATTTTTTCCTCCAAGGCCTCTTCAAAGCGAAGAAGACGAAGGTCCGCAAAGTCTCGCCGGAGGCGCTCGCGCTGTTCTGCCGCTATCGCTGGCCCGGCAACGTGCGCGAACTTGAGAACGTCGTCTACCGCAGCGCCGTGGCGGCGACCGGCGACGCCATCCTGCCGCGCGATTTGCCCGACGAAGTTCGCCAAGCCGGCGAACAGGAGGACGTCGCGCTCGCCGCCGACAGTTCGACCGGCGCACCCGTAGCGTCAGTCGCACCGGCAGCACCACTCGCGAGCACCGCCGACTCAGTCGAGGAACTCGCTGCCCGCCTGCTCGCCGCGATCGCAGCCGCGCACCCGGGCAACGAGCGCGCAGCACTCGCGCAGCTGCTCGGCGACAAATTGCCGGCCCCTGAAGCGCTCGCGCCGAAGAAGCGCGCGGCCAAGAAACACTGA
- the galE gene encoding UDP-glucose 4-epimerase GalE translates to MKVLVAGGAGYIGSHCVRQLQAAGHQPVVVDNLVYGHRAAVAPDVPFYDVNFGDAAAIDRVFDAHAIDLVMHFAAYCYVGESVTDPIKYYRNNVAAPLTLLETMLKRGVRKFVFSSTCATYGIPQRMPITEDLPQAPINPYGQTKLDLENLLKALARSHGVSFAAFRYFNAAGASEDGAIGEDHDPETHLIPVSIRAAQGLCPALQVFGTDYPTPDGTCLRDYVHVDDLSRAHIAAFDKLGTPGTKLFYNLGTGTPTSVLEVIKAVEKVSGLKVPVTYAPRRAGDPPALYADATKAKTELSWTPKYTHIEPIVETAWRWHRARPKGYGDRK, encoded by the coding sequence ATGAAAGTGCTCGTCGCCGGCGGAGCCGGTTACATCGGCAGTCACTGCGTGCGCCAGCTCCAAGCCGCCGGCCATCAACCCGTCGTGGTCGATAATCTCGTCTACGGTCATCGCGCGGCGGTCGCGCCCGACGTGCCGTTCTACGACGTGAACTTCGGCGACGCTGCCGCGATCGATCGCGTGTTCGACGCGCATGCGATCGATCTCGTGATGCACTTCGCCGCCTACTGTTACGTCGGTGAGTCCGTCACCGATCCGATCAAATATTACCGCAACAACGTCGCCGCCCCGCTCACGTTGTTGGAGACGATGCTCAAGCGCGGGGTGCGGAAATTTGTCTTCTCTTCCACGTGCGCGACCTACGGCATCCCGCAGCGCATGCCGATCACCGAGGATTTGCCGCAGGCGCCGATCAATCCCTACGGCCAGACCAAGCTCGATCTCGAAAACCTGCTCAAGGCGCTCGCCCGCTCACACGGCGTGAGTTTCGCCGCGTTCCGCTACTTCAATGCCGCCGGCGCATCCGAGGACGGCGCAATCGGCGAGGACCACGATCCCGAGACACACCTCATTCCCGTGTCGATCCGCGCCGCGCAAGGGCTTTGCCCTGCCCTGCAGGTTTTCGGCACGGATTACCCGACGCCCGACGGCACTTGCCTGCGCGACTACGTCCACGTCGACGATCTCAGCCGCGCGCACATCGCCGCGTTCGACAAACTTGGCACGCCGGGCACGAAACTCTTCTACAACCTCGGCACCGGCACGCCGACGTCCGTGCTCGAAGTCATCAAGGCCGTCGAAAAAGTCAGCGGGCTCAAGGTCCCCGTCACCTACGCGCCGCGCCGCGCGGGCGATCCGCCGGCGCTCTACGCGGACGCCACCAAGGCGAAGACCGAACTCAGCTGGACGCCGAAATACACGCACATCGAACCGATCGTCGAGACCGCGTGGCGCTGGCATAGGGCCCGCCCCAAAGGCTACGGCGACCGCAAGTAG